Proteins encoded in a region of the Elusimicrobiota bacterium genome:
- the pnp gene encoding Polyribonucleotide nucleotidyltransferase, with the protein MLNEDVKKRTVITLDGKEIIVETGEVAKQARGSVLVRCGDTVVLVATCISHEPKEGVDFLPLTVDYKEKTYAAGKIPGGFFKREARPREKEILISRLVDRSIRPHFPEGLHNDISVTVFLLSIDKDNDPDMLAMIGASCSVGLSDIPWNGPIAGVRVGRINDQFVINPTVEEQEVSTLNLVVAGRKGSPVMIEGGAKEISEEDLIKALDLAQHKIDQLCDWQEEFFKQHGRPKFHFEAVKLDDNIRQAMEAKVGDKLKAALRVPEKLEREDAIANLKSEAIKELKLSYPDSIQFAPALIEDIIYREVRRMILQDKVRPDGRPYHKVRALSSQVGVLPRSHGSALFTRGQTQALVTTTLGTPGDMQIIDDILGEYKDHFLLHYNFPGFSTGEAKGDRSTGRREIGHGNLARRALEPLLPSVDDFPYTIRIVSDIMESNGSSSMASVCGGSLSLFDAGVPMKSACAGIAMGLVKEKDQVAVLTDIIGLEDFMGDMDFKVAGTREGITAIQMDIKIAGVNIEIMKTALAQAKEARFHLLDHMEKTLNTVRADLSEFAPRMITVDIPVDKIGALIGPGGKNIRSLQEETGATIEVDDDGRVYISSLNAESVEAAKEMVAGMTAVPEIGKVYKSRVVKIMPNLGAFVQFMPGKDGLVHISQLDHKRVERVEDVVKEGDEFEVKVIDIDSQGRVNLSRKALLPLPEGMTESYSNYSRPSGPRHNTGRGGGGRDFRGGHRRRE; encoded by the coding sequence ATGTTAAATGAAGATGTTAAAAAGAGAACCGTCATAACTCTCGACGGAAAAGAGATTATTGTGGAAACCGGTGAGGTGGCCAAGCAGGCTCGGGGATCCGTGTTGGTTCGATGCGGTGATACGGTGGTATTGGTGGCCACTTGCATCAGCCACGAACCCAAAGAAGGGGTGGATTTCCTTCCGCTTACCGTTGATTACAAAGAGAAAACCTATGCCGCCGGAAAAATTCCAGGCGGTTTTTTTAAACGCGAAGCCCGCCCCAGAGAAAAAGAGATTTTGATTTCCCGCCTTGTGGACCGAAGTATTCGGCCCCATTTCCCAGAAGGTCTTCATAACGATATCAGTGTGACCGTATTTTTGCTGTCAATCGATAAGGACAACGATCCAGATATGTTGGCCATGATTGGGGCCAGCTGTTCGGTGGGCTTATCCGACATTCCATGGAACGGGCCCATTGCCGGAGTTCGCGTGGGACGAATCAATGATCAATTCGTGATCAACCCGACGGTGGAAGAACAAGAGGTGTCCACTTTGAATTTGGTGGTTGCGGGGCGAAAAGGATCCCCCGTGATGATTGAAGGCGGGGCCAAAGAAATTTCAGAAGAAGACTTGATCAAGGCCCTCGACTTGGCTCAACATAAAATTGATCAGCTGTGTGATTGGCAAGAAGAATTCTTTAAGCAACACGGCCGTCCCAAATTCCATTTCGAAGCTGTTAAATTGGATGACAATATCCGTCAGGCCATGGAAGCCAAGGTGGGAGATAAACTCAAAGCCGCTTTGCGGGTTCCTGAAAAACTGGAAAGAGAGGACGCGATCGCCAACTTGAAATCAGAGGCCATCAAAGAACTCAAGCTTTCCTACCCCGATTCTATTCAGTTTGCGCCGGCCTTGATTGAAGACATTATCTACAGAGAAGTTCGCCGCATGATTCTGCAAGACAAAGTTCGCCCCGACGGTCGTCCTTATCATAAGGTGCGCGCGCTTTCGAGCCAAGTGGGTGTTTTGCCTCGCTCTCATGGGTCGGCGCTTTTCACACGCGGTCAAACCCAAGCTTTGGTCACGACCACGCTGGGAACCCCCGGAGATATGCAAATCATCGATGACATTTTGGGTGAATATAAAGATCATTTCCTTTTGCATTACAACTTCCCTGGTTTTTCGACAGGGGAAGCCAAAGGCGATCGGTCCACTGGACGTCGTGAAATTGGTCACGGGAATTTGGCTCGGCGCGCGCTTGAGCCGCTTTTGCCTTCGGTTGATGATTTCCCGTACACCATTCGGATTGTGTCGGACATCATGGAATCAAACGGATCCTCTTCTATGGCTTCGGTATGCGGCGGAAGTTTGTCGCTTTTTGACGCGGGCGTGCCGATGAAATCGGCCTGTGCCGGAATCGCGATGGGATTGGTCAAAGAAAAAGATCAGGTGGCCGTGTTAACCGACATCATCGGTCTTGAAGATTTCATGGGCGACATGGATTTCAAAGTGGCTGGAACCCGCGAAGGGATCACGGCCATTCAAATGGATATCAAAATTGCAGGCGTCAACATTGAGATCATGAAAACGGCCTTGGCTCAGGCCAAAGAAGCGCGTTTTCATTTGCTGGACCACATGGAAAAGACCCTTAACACGGTCAGGGCTGATTTGTCCGAATTTGCTCCGCGGATGATCACGGTCGATATCCCGGTGGACAAAATTGGGGCGTTGATTGGTCCTGGCGGAAAAAACATTCGATCGCTCCAAGAGGAAACCGGTGCCACCATTGAAGTGGATGATGATGGCCGGGTGTACATCTCTAGTTTGAATGCGGAATCGGTGGAAGCCGCCAAGGAGATGGTGGCGGGCATGACGGCTGTCCCGGAAATTGGAAAGGTCTATAAATCCCGTGTCGTCAAGATCATGCCGAACTTGGGCGCCTTTGTTCAGTTTATGCCGGGGAAAGATGGGCTTGTTCACATTTCTCAATTGGATCACAAACGCGTTGAAAGAGTGGAAGATGTGGTCAAAGAAGGAGACGAGTTTGAGGTAAAAGTCATTGACATTGATAGTCAAGGACGCGTCAATCTGTCCCGAAAAGCTTTGTTGCCGCTTCCGGAAGGAATGACTGAATCCTACAGCAACTATTCTCGCCCCAGCGGACCTCGCCACAATACGGGTCGCGGCGGGGGGGGACGAGACTTTAGAGGCGGCCACCGACGACGTGAATAA
- the rpsO gene encoding 30S ribosomal protein S15, whose protein sequence is MIGKETKTAASKPFKIHPNDTGSTAVQVAILTARITDLSKHLANNKKDHISRVGLLKIVGQRRRLLNFLSETDPKQYQKVISELNLRK, encoded by the coding sequence ATGATAGGTAAAGAAACAAAAACGGCGGCTTCGAAGCCCTTTAAAATTCACCCGAACGACACCGGCAGCACCGCCGTACAAGTGGCGATTCTCACCGCTCGAATCACCGATTTGTCAAAACATTTGGCAAACAACAAGAAGGATCACATTTCTCGCGTGGGACTTTTGAAAATCGTTGGCCAACGCCGGCGCCTCCTCAACTTCCTCAGCGAAACCGACCCCAAACAGTATCAAAAAGTCATTTCTGAGCTTAATTTAAGAAAATAA